One window from the genome of Lentibacillus daqui encodes:
- a CDS encoding acyl-CoA dehydrogenase family protein has protein sequence MNLLELDSMEERINLLSKTVKPFTERAAKHDENVSFPFENFHDLKEIGYPGLTLSKEYGGLGISLYEMLRHQEVIGKADGSTALGIGWHMGIMQHLSQNEIWDKEKFAAVAHDVRETGALLNNAASEPATGSPTRGGKPETFAIKDGTGWVINGRKTFTTLAPILSYFVVSASIDGTDDVGNFLIKREREGVRVEETWDSIAMRGTGSHDLVLENVHVEKDDLVEILSSGKKKPAGWLLHIPACYLGIAQAAQQAALEFATNYSPNSIKGTISELPNVKQKLGEMELSILEAKHFLYSVAKKWDESDEATRDTMGPELGAVKLSVVNKAVQVVDLAMRIVGARSLSKKNNLQLYYRDVRAGLHNPPMDDMTIMQLAEKSITEH, from the coding sequence ATGAATCTATTAGAACTGGATTCAATGGAGGAACGAATCAATCTATTATCTAAAACAGTAAAACCTTTTACAGAACGTGCAGCAAAGCATGATGAAAATGTATCATTTCCTTTTGAAAACTTTCACGATTTAAAGGAAATTGGTTATCCAGGATTAACCTTATCAAAGGAATACGGGGGATTAGGCATATCACTTTATGAAATGCTACGCCATCAAGAGGTTATTGGAAAGGCAGATGGATCGACCGCACTCGGCATTGGCTGGCATATGGGGATTATGCAACACCTTTCTCAAAATGAAATTTGGGATAAAGAAAAATTTGCAGCCGTTGCACATGATGTAAGAGAAACTGGTGCATTACTTAACAACGCTGCATCGGAGCCAGCTACAGGAAGCCCTACCCGCGGCGGTAAACCGGAGACCTTTGCAATAAAAGATGGTACAGGATGGGTTATTAATGGTAGAAAGACATTCACCACACTTGCCCCTATTCTTAGTTATTTTGTTGTCAGTGCTTCCATCGATGGCACTGATGATGTAGGAAATTTCCTAATAAAACGCGAAAGAGAAGGCGTACGGGTTGAGGAGACATGGGATTCCATCGCTATGCGTGGTACAGGAAGTCATGATCTTGTACTGGAAAATGTCCATGTTGAAAAAGATGATCTTGTGGAAATTCTATCATCTGGTAAAAAGAAACCAGCTGGCTGGCTTTTACACATTCCTGCTTGCTACCTGGGAATCGCACAAGCCGCACAACAAGCTGCCTTGGAATTTGCAACTAATTATTCGCCTAATAGTATTAAAGGAACCATTTCTGAATTACCAAATGTCAAACAAAAGCTCGGAGAAATGGAACTCAGCATCCTGGAAGCTAAACATTTTCTTTATTCCGTTGCCAAGAAATGGGATGAAAGCGATGAAGCAACACGGGATACAATGGGACCTGAGCTTGGGGCAGTTAAATTATCTGTTGTAAATAAAGCAGTACAAGTAGTTGATTTGGCAATGAGAATCGTTGGCGCGCGCAGCCTATCCAAGAAAAACAATTTGCAACTCTATTACCGCGATGTCCGGGCAGGGCTTCATAACCCACCAATGGATGACATGACAATTATGCAGCTTGCTGAAAAATCAATTACAGAACATTAG
- a CDS encoding efflux RND transporter permease subunit: MKLVNTSVKRPVGVIMIVLAILALGFVSMRNLVVDLFPKIDLPIAVVATTYEDAAPQEVENLVSRPIESSVSSIEGIETVQTQSQSGSSLVMMMFKNGTDLDQALIDVREKIDQVKGALPDDAGDPSVLRFNPEQMPVMWVGLTGEDAANLTDVADEQLTPYFERQGGVASVSVEGGKEREIQLVLDQAKMQQYGITADTLVQALNGTNQSTSAGSVDKGNQDLQIRITGEFDSLEDIDQTIVQTENGTKIHVGDVAKIKDTFKAQGTKTLVNGEPSVVLSFMKKTDANTVDVADNIRDSMDEIKNQLPDGVDLNVLIDTSDFIKLSINSVVQNILLGGIISILVLLLFLKSIRATIVIGISIPIAIITTFALMYFTGETLNVLTLGGLALGLGMMVDSSIVILEHIFTYRQRGYSLFESATKGASEMAPAVIASTTTTVVVFLPMIYVKGIASDLFTPLALTVSFSLIASLIAAVTLVPMLSSKLLSKAMEDNGRRYWFDRVLKRVNNAYVGVLKWVLGHRKSTIFGTLAAIIASLCLIPFIGAEFIPSSDEGQIQIQVEAPEGSSLDYTEGIVDKINDRLKSYDDLMETDYAEIGNGELGLAAQGNVATFNMQLVPASEREQTTTAIVQKINGDLQDIAGADIKVSAMDSGVGMGNPVQIQLKGPEHEELSKLGDRVVDEISNIKGVYNPESSASEGVPQQTVTIDKEKAAMYGLTQEQISGQIQMLFTGQMATKYREEGHEMDVTLMYPEEENSTISDLENMTIQTPQGETIPLEEVAAFEEVQGPATLNRENQQPQINVTSDIVDRDLASIVKDIETRLGDMNFPDGYSYDIGGQAEDMADSFSDLAMALVFSIFLVYAVMAVQFENFLFPFIIMFSIPATVIGIVIGLLVTGLSLSIPAFIGIIMLAGIVVNNSIVFVDYINILRRKGIERYDAIIQAGPSRMRPILMTTLTTIFGMVPLAMALGEGAEIQQPLAVTIIFGLGVSSIFTLLLIPVVYTLFDDLTAKITRREK, from the coding sequence GTGAAACTAGTCAACACCTCTGTCAAACGACCGGTTGGGGTAATCATGATCGTATTGGCGATTCTCGCATTGGGTTTCGTATCGATGCGGAATCTCGTGGTGGATTTGTTCCCGAAAATCGATCTCCCCATTGCCGTAGTTGCGACCACATATGAAGATGCTGCGCCACAAGAAGTTGAGAATCTGGTAAGTCGCCCGATTGAGTCATCGGTTAGTTCCATTGAAGGTATTGAAACCGTGCAGACACAATCCCAATCTGGTTCTTCACTGGTGATGATGATGTTTAAAAACGGCACCGATTTGGATCAGGCTTTAATCGATGTCCGGGAAAAAATTGATCAGGTAAAGGGAGCACTGCCAGATGATGCTGGTGATCCAAGTGTCCTCCGCTTTAACCCGGAACAAATGCCAGTCATGTGGGTCGGCCTCACCGGGGAAGATGCAGCAAATCTGACTGATGTTGCTGATGAACAACTGACTCCATATTTTGAACGACAAGGCGGCGTTGCGTCAGTCTCTGTAGAAGGTGGCAAGGAGCGAGAAATCCAGCTCGTTCTGGATCAGGCTAAAATGCAGCAGTATGGGATTACCGCGGATACCCTCGTGCAAGCATTGAATGGCACCAATCAATCCACCTCAGCAGGTTCCGTTGATAAAGGAAATCAGGACTTGCAAATCCGTATAACCGGCGAATTTGACTCACTTGAGGATATTGATCAAACGATTGTTCAGACCGAAAACGGCACGAAAATTCATGTTGGCGATGTTGCTAAAATCAAAGATACATTTAAAGCACAGGGAACAAAAACACTTGTCAATGGCGAGCCATCTGTTGTGTTATCCTTTATGAAGAAAACCGATGCAAACACAGTAGATGTTGCTGATAATATCAGAGACAGCATGGATGAGATCAAAAACCAGCTGCCTGATGGCGTTGATTTAAATGTCCTTATTGATACATCTGACTTTATTAAACTATCGATTAACTCTGTTGTCCAAAATATTTTGCTAGGCGGGATTATTTCCATCCTGGTGTTACTCTTATTCTTAAAAAGCATTCGGGCAACGATTGTTATTGGTATTTCGATTCCGATTGCGATTATTACCACCTTTGCGTTAATGTATTTTACCGGTGAGACGTTGAATGTATTGACACTAGGCGGGTTAGCGCTCGGGCTTGGAATGATGGTCGACAGCTCGATTGTTATTTTGGAACATATTTTTACATATCGGCAGCGTGGCTATAGTTTATTTGAGTCCGCAACAAAAGGGGCTTCCGAAATGGCACCTGCTGTTATTGCTTCAACAACGACTACTGTAGTGGTGTTTTTGCCAATGATTTATGTGAAGGGTATTGCATCCGATTTGTTTACACCACTTGCACTGACTGTATCGTTTTCCTTGATTGCATCACTAATTGCTGCGGTTACGCTAGTGCCGATGCTGTCGTCGAAATTATTATCAAAGGCAATGGAGGACAACGGACGGCGGTATTGGTTTGATCGTGTGCTAAAACGTGTGAACAATGCGTATGTCGGTGTGTTGAAATGGGTGCTCGGGCATCGGAAATCGACCATTTTTGGCACACTCGCAGCAATCATTGCCAGTTTATGTCTGATTCCATTTATTGGAGCAGAATTCATTCCGTCATCAGACGAAGGGCAAATCCAAATTCAGGTGGAGGCGCCAGAGGGTAGTTCACTTGACTATACAGAAGGAATAGTTGATAAGATCAATGACCGGTTAAAAAGCTATGATGATCTGATGGAAACTGATTATGCCGAGATTGGCAATGGTGAATTGGGTCTTGCGGCACAAGGAAACGTAGCAACCTTTAATATGCAGCTTGTCCCAGCATCTGAGCGTGAACAAACAACCACAGCGATTGTGCAAAAGATTAATGGTGACTTGCAGGACATTGCTGGTGCAGATATTAAGGTAAGTGCGATGGATAGTGGTGTCGGTATGGGCAATCCGGTGCAAATTCAACTGAAAGGTCCGGAACATGAAGAACTAAGCAAACTTGGCGATCGGGTGGTCGACGAAATTTCCAATATAAAAGGTGTTTATAATCCGGAATCATCGGCATCGGAAGGAGTTCCACAGCAAACCGTTACCATTGATAAAGAAAAAGCTGCCATGTATGGTTTAACGCAAGAACAAATCTCCGGTCAGATCCAGATGTTGTTTACCGGTCAGATGGCTACCAAATATCGTGAGGAAGGCCATGAGATGGATGTTACACTCATGTATCCGGAAGAAGAAAACAGCACAATTAGTGATCTGGAGAATATGACCATCCAAACACCACAGGGAGAGACAATCCCATTGGAAGAGGTGGCAGCCTTTGAGGAGGTACAAGGGCCGGCAACATTAAATCGGGAAAATCAGCAACCGCAAATCAATGTCACCAGTGATATCGTTGATCGTGATTTGGCAAGTATTGTAAAAGATATTGAAACGCGTCTGGGTGACATGAATTTTCCTGACGGCTATAGTTACGATATTGGCGGTCAGGCTGAGGATATGGCGGATTCCTTTTCGGATTTAGCCATGGCGCTCGTGTTTTCGATTTTTCTTGTTTATGCGGTGATGGCAGTCCAATTTGAGAATTTCCTGTTTCCATTTATTATTATGTTCTCCATACCTGCCACGGTAATCGGAATTGTGATCGGATTGCTGGTAACAGGCCTGTCATTAAGTATCCCGGCATTTATCGGGATTATCATGCTTGCCGGTATTGTCGTCAACAACTCGATCGTGTTTGTTGACTATATCAATATCCTGAGGCGAAAAGGGATTGAACGCTACGATGCCATTATCCAGGCAGGTCCGAGCAGGATGCGGCCAATCCTCATGACCACTTTAACAACGATCTTTGGAATGGTTCCACTTGCCATGGCATTGGGTGAAGGGGCGGAAATACAACAGCCACTTGCCGTAACAATCATTTTCGGCCTGGGTGTTTCCAGTATTTTTACGCTATTACTGATTCCGGTTGTCTATACCCTGTTTGACGACTTGACAGCAAAAATAACAAGAAGGGAAAAATAA
- a CDS encoding efflux RND transporter periplasmic adaptor subunit, which produces MRRLFLSLVVLMFVGLLGACSSDDDAKEKKAESVTPVETAKVEQGDLVTEKTVYGRTAPDSSTPIMVETPGEIKTLKVENGDEVEKDDLIAILSGDNHIYAPNDGIVTSLSADEGSVVSNSDPLAVIADLDSLKIKVDATADEMDLFTKDDEHKAVINGKEVKATISSIDKMPNDTGLYPIEATFDNDKEKLIPGEVAKLYLPVKKVKDALIVPTAAIVKENDQSFVYIVNHDTVKKTEITVKETQSDESAVKGNVKKGDKVVTSGQQTLADGSKVNVVKAGNPS; this is translated from the coding sequence ATGCGCAGACTATTTTTATCATTGGTAGTATTGATGTTTGTTGGTTTACTTGGAGCATGCAGTTCAGACGATGATGCAAAGGAAAAGAAAGCAGAATCGGTTACGCCTGTGGAAACTGCCAAGGTTGAGCAGGGTGATTTGGTAACGGAAAAGACGGTTTATGGCCGTACCGCTCCGGACTCGTCCACACCGATTATGGTTGAAACGCCTGGGGAAATAAAGACGCTTAAAGTGGAGAATGGTGATGAAGTCGAAAAAGATGATTTAATCGCTATTCTTTCCGGTGACAACCATATTTATGCACCAAATGACGGCATTGTCACCAGCTTGTCTGCCGATGAAGGATCAGTGGTATCGAATTCTGATCCGTTAGCAGTGATTGCCGATTTGGATTCATTGAAAATTAAAGTTGATGCCACAGCTGATGAAATGGATTTATTCACCAAGGATGACGAACATAAAGCGGTTATCAATGGGAAGGAAGTAAAGGCAACCATTTCGTCCATTGATAAAATGCCAAATGATACAGGATTATACCCAATAGAGGCAACTTTTGATAATGATAAGGAAAAGTTGATACCCGGTGAGGTGGCAAAACTTTACTTGCCTGTCAAAAAAGTAAAAGATGCGCTGATTGTACCAACTGCAGCGATTGTGAAGGAGAATGATCAATCATTTGTATACATCGTAAATCATGATACGGTTAAAAAAACAGAAATAACCGTGAAAGAAACACAATCGGATGAATCAGCGGTTAAAGGTAATGTGAAAAAGGGCGATAAAGTAGTAACAAGCGGTCAGCAAACACTTGCGGATGGCAGTAAGGTTAATGTGGTGAAAGCGGGGAATCCATCGTGA
- a CDS encoding competence protein ComK gives MKSPSPIYVITPKTKAIITKGSSYYHSLILETGRKRTSIYKPQCIIDHSCEINGSTLIGRRNAAGKILKTRSKLPIPVAPHKDVYMLPTASIKNSDCVWISYYHIYDYEQRDDKTFIAFHDGSGLYVNASVSAIDMQFKRTSHVIAQMNHPFFH, from the coding sequence GTGAAATCACCTTCACCGATTTATGTCATAACACCAAAAACCAAAGCCATTATTACAAAGGGTTCCAGTTATTATCATTCTTTAATCCTGGAAACAGGGCGAAAAAGAACATCCATATATAAACCACAGTGCATAATTGATCATAGCTGTGAAATTAACGGTTCTACATTAATAGGGAGACGAAATGCAGCAGGGAAAATTTTAAAAACCCGCAGCAAGCTTCCTATACCGGTAGCGCCGCATAAAGATGTGTACATGTTACCAACGGCTTCCATTAAAAACAGTGATTGCGTGTGGATTTCGTATTACCATATATACGATTACGAACAGCGGGACGATAAAACATTTATTGCCTTTCATGACGGATCAGGCCTCTATGTTAATGCTTCAGTAAGTGCAATTGATATGCAATTTAAAAGGACGAGTCATGTTATTGCGCAAATGAACCATCCTTTCTTCCATTGA